Proteins from a genomic interval of Leishmania infantum JPCM5 genome chromosome 11:
- a CDS encoding putative pyruvate phosphate dikinase, translated as MDTVKHVYYFGGSKADGNRDMKMLLGGKGANLAEMVNIGIPVPPGFTITTKVCAAYQQSNTIPDDVITQVKENVRKVEKEMKKFFGDVNSPLLFSVRSGAAASMPGMMDTVLNLGLNRNTVEAWVKRKPDQSRFVYDSYRRFITMYADIVMQVGREDFEHALGEMKEKKGTKFDTDLTAGDLKELVDKYLRLFEKKTGTPFPQDPWVQLFAAIRAVFRSWGNPRAETYRRLNHITGLIGTAVNVQAMVFGNVNDRSATGVAFSRSPATGANYFYGEYLVNAQGEDVVAGIRTPQQIGKELSLKWAKEHNVSEEERRRRYPSMEEFMPENYKLLCSIRARLEDHYRDMQDIEFTVEDGRLWMLQCRNGKRTIQAALKVAIDMHQEGRITKEEAVLRVDPEQVGHLLHPNIEPEAAKTAKPIGKGLAASPGAAVGQVVFDAESAKAWAAQGKQVIMVRLETSPEDLAGMNAAQGILTARGGMTSHAAVVARGMGKCCVSGCGDLVLKGKSFALNGHQFVEGDVITLDGTRGLIYKGALKLRAASLEGDFKVFVRWCQDVKRLGVRANADTPADANKAREFGAEGVGLCRTEHMFFESDRIDSIREMILADTREGRETALKKLLPIQRGDFIGLFRAMAGNPVVIRLLDPPLHEFVPHDESAQQELAAKLGVSAEKVRQRVKALHEMNPMLGLRGCRLGITYPEIYNMQVRAIMEAALTVAKEGTDVQPEIMIPLVGKKEELTFSKKQAVVTAEKVLEEGGARVHYTIGTMIEVPRAALTADQIAEEADFFSFGTNDLTQMGCGFSRDDAGQFLRLYDDLGIYTRDPFQSLDQEGVGLLVSTAVTKGRAVKPTMKMGICGEHGGDPRTIEFCHRVGLNYVSCSPFRVPVAIVAAAHAAVKEKQDYEKRNKALAGSKL; from the coding sequence ATGGACACCGTTAAGCACGTCTACTACTTTGGCGGGTCGAAGGCCGATGGAAACCGTGACATGAAGATGCTCCTCGGCGGCAAGGGCGCGAACCTTGCTGAGATGGTGAACATCGGCATCCCGGTGCCCCCCGGCTTCACGATCACGACAAAGGTATGCGCCGCCTACCAGCAGTCCAATACAATCCCGGACGATGTGATCACCCAGGTGAAGGAGAATGTGCGGAAGGTCGAGAAGGAGATGAAGAAGTTCTTCGGCGATGTCAactcgccgctgctcttctccgtcCGCTctggtgcggcagcgtcgatgcCGGGTATGATGGACACGGTCCTGAACCTTGGCCTCAACCGCAACACCGTCGAGGCGTGGGTGAAGCGCAAGCCTGATCAGTCCCGCTTCGTATACGATTCGTACCGCCGCTTCATCACCATGTACGCGGATATCGTCATGCAGGTCGGCCGCGAGGACTTCGAGCACGCACTCGGGGAGAtgaaggagaagaagggcaCCAAGTTCGACACGGACCTGACGGCTGGAGACCTCAAGGAGCTTGTAGACAAGTACCTGCGTCTTTTCGAGAAGAAGACGGGAACCCCGTTTCCGCAGGACCCGTGGGTGCAGCTGTTCGCTGCCATCCGCGCCGTCTTCCGCAGCTGGGGCAACCCGCGCGCGGAGACGTACCGGCGCCTGAACCACATCACTGGCCTCATCGGCACAGCTGTGAACGTGCAGGCAATGGTGTTCGGTAACGTGAATGATCGCTCTGCCACTGGCGTCGCCTTCTCTCGCAGCCCGGCCACCGGCGCGAACTACTTCTACGGCGAGTACCTGGTGAACGCCCAGGGCGAGGACGTCGTGGCCGGCATccgcacgccgcagcagatCGGCAAGGAGCTGTCCCTCAAGTGGGCCAAGGAGCACAAcgtgagcgaggaggagcgcaggCGCCGCTACCCGTCCATGGAGGAGTTCATGCCGGAGAACTACAAGCTGCTGTGCAGCATCCGGGCGCGTCTCGAGGACCACTACCGCGACATGCAGGATATCGAGTTCACCGTGGAGGATGGCCGCCTGTGGATGCTGCAGTGCCGTAACGGCAAGCGCACGATCCAGGCCGCGCTCAAAGTCGCCATCGACATGCACCAGGAGGGCCGCATCACCAAGGAGGAAGCCGTGCTGCGCGTTGACCCCGAGCAGGTGGGCCACCTGCTGCACCCGAACATCGAGCCGGAGGCGGCCAAGACGGCCAAGCCTATCGGCAAGGGCCTCGCGGCGTCCCCGGGCGCGGCGGTCGGCCAGGTCGTCTTCGACGCCGAGTCTGCCAAGGCGTGGGCGGCGCAGGGCAAACAGGTCATCATGGTGCGCCTCGAGACCTCTCCGGAGGACCTAGCCGGCATGAACGCTGCTCAGGGTATTCTGACCGCTCGCGGTGGCATGACCTCGCACGCGGCTGTGGTGGCCCGTGGTATGGGCAAGTGCTGCGTTtccggctgcggcgaccTTGTGCTCAAGGGCAAGAGCTTCGCGCTGAACGGCCACCAGTTCGTCGAGGGCGACGTCATTACGCTCGATGGTACTCGCGGCCTGATCTACAAGGGTGCGCtgaagctgcgcgccgcgtcgctTGAGGGCGACTTCAAGGTCTTTGTGCGCTGGTGTCAAGACGTGAAGCGCCTGGGCGTGCGTGCCAACGCCGATACGCCGGCGGATGCCAACAAGGCTCGCGAATTCGGCGCTGAGGGTGTGGGTCTGTGCCGCACGGAGCACATGTTCTTCGAGTCGGACCGCATCGACTCCATCCGTGAGATGATCCTCGCCGATACGAGGGAGGGCCGCGAGACGGCGCTCAAGAAGCTGCTTCCTATCCAGCGCGGCGACTTCATCGGTCTCTTCCGCGCCATGGCTGGCAACCCGGTTGTAATCCGCCTGCTCGACCCCCCGCTGCACGAGTTCGTGCCACACGACGAGTCTGCACAGCAGGAGCTGGCCGCCAAGCTTGGCGTCTCGGCAGAGAaggtgcgccagcgcgtcaAGGCCCTGCACGAGATGAACCCCATGCTCGgcctgcgcggctgccgcctcggTATTACCTACCCCGAGATCTACAATATGCAGGTGCGCGCCATCATGGAGGCCGCGCTCACCGTGGCGAAGGAGGGCACCGATGTGCAGCCGGAAATCATGATCCCGCTTGTAGGCaagaaggaggagctgaCCTTCTCAAAGAAGCAGGCCGTCGTGACGGCCGAGAAGGTGCTCGAGGAGGGCGGTGCTCGCGTGCACTACACCATCGGCACCATGATCGAGGTGCCAcgtgcggcgctgacggcagACCAGatcgccgaggaggcggactTCTTCTCCTTCGGTACAAACGACTTGACCCAGATGGGCTGCGGCTTCTCTCGTGATGATGCTGGCCAGTTCCTGCGCCTGTACGACGACCTCGGCATCTACACCCGCGACCCCTTCCAGTCTCTCGACCAGGAGGGCGTTGGCTTGCTcgtcagcaccgccgtcaccaaGGGCCGCGCTGTGAAGCCGACGATGAAGATGGGCATCTGCGGCGAGCACGGCGGTGACCCGCGCACCATCGAGTTCTGCCACCGCGTGGGCCTGAACTACGTCTCTTGCTCTCCGTTCCGTGTGCCAGTCGCCATTGTGgccgccgcccacgccgCTGTAAAGGAGAAGCAGGACTACGAGAAGCGCAACAAGGCTCTGGCTGGCTCTAAGCTGTAA
- a CDS encoding putative inositol-1,4,5-trisphosphate (IP3) 5-phosphatase: MSSATPPLPAGSVNASAALRFSVDFDPSRADSKPSVLLLTQNIGGIEAALGTSAGLGETLPERPHSPMPENGGDISAAFASVPTFFGGPSYIHVPDDIDSELGVSPVVRQQVAEFLGDLRQWLHRLSYMSAAARAAEASATASSAAPASVAGGAASPPPSPTPCGAAANTEAYMRSYTPSVRPPLIDIVVLHFQEIGGKYKNKQFNEYFKEQIRTSLLPEAGWTSGLLMDERESGDTLSSSNYQRHRAASTVQALRRTSFEGSSSSNNNGSANGHAGDAHRLSDANSNDTDLTAELDAGADAYFTAIGSIVFLSPRVMGIASCLSVPHRTYIPIVDDPLTYAGEAGRLFHSGKFAEAGRSRKGFLLLSLRLGTVHFNVCNVHLFNDDDNRVALKSSPSLYTGRRARALKEAIAECSAVVDLSEPLFIFGDYNVRLDGKSFAEWVEEKMQMTVRAEKKRLRCPEQFWELFTDPATQQELRKRFDIEPQHLMDEVALLSSVELAEMPIQFAPTYSRVAYRTRTGATTTSAGADAAALRDVAATPDAQQQIPTSKDLAGRADAIRAEEQEQAEAIRVRPSLSTPLPSSMSPLASVPLTHVTASPHRDNFCHDRLPAWCDRVMFNVAGLEWISGDRSRTAPPQPHAASSVPGSAASGAGCLKGRQRSGQSCWYAYAAIDLIHTDHDGVFMLF; this comes from the coding sequence ATGTCGTCCGCTacaccaccgctgcctgcCGGCAGCGTGAACGCTTCTGCTGCACTTCGCTTCTCTGTCGACTTCGACCCGTCCCGCGCGGACTCGAAGCCGAGCGTGCTCTTGCTGACCCAGAACATAGGCGGTATCGAGGCTGCGTTGGGCACAAGCGCTGGGCTCGGCGAAACCTTGCCCGAACGCCCGCACTCGCCGATGCCAGAGAACGGCGGTGACATCTCtgccgcctttgcctccGTGCCGACCTTTTTTGGCGGCCCCTCGTACATTCACGTGCCTGATGACATCGACTCAGAGCTGGGCGTCTCGCCtgtggtgcggcagcaggtgGCAGAGTTTCTGGGGGACCTCCGCCAGTGGCTCCATCGGCTCTCGTACATgtcagccgcggcgcgcgccgcagaggcgtctgcgacggcgtcgtctgCTGCTCCCGCCTCGGTCgcgggtggcgcagcgtcccctcctccctcgcccaCGCcctgtggtgctgcagcgaaCACGGAGGCTTACATGCGCAGCTACACGCCGTCTGTACGCCCGCCCCTCATCGACATTGTTGTCCTGCACTTTCAAGAAATCGGTGGCAAATACAAGAATAAGCAGTTCAACGAGTACTTCAAGGAGCAGATCcgcacgtcgctgctgccggaggCAGGCTGGACGAGCGGGCTGCTCATggacgagcgagagagcggtgacacgctgagcagcagcaactaCCAGCGTCACCGAGCCGCGAGCACTGTGCAAGCCCTGAGAAGGACGTCCTTTGAAGGCAGTAGCTCCAGTAATaacaacggcagcgccaaCGGCCACGCCGGCGATGCTCATCGCCTGAGCGACGCGAACAGCAACGACACGGATCTCACCGCTGAgctcgacgccggcgcggacgCGTACTTCACCGCCATTGGCTCGATTGTGTTTCTCTCGCCGCGCGTTATGGGCATCGCGAGCTGCCTCTCCGTTCCGCACCGCACGTATATTCCGATTGTAGACGACCCGCTCACCTACGCCGGCGAGGCCGGCCGGCTCTTTCACAGCGGAAAATTTGCCGAGGCCGGCCGCTCGCGCAAGGGGttcctgcttctctctctccgtctcggCACCGTCCACTTTAACGTGTGCAACGTACACCTTttcaacgacgacgacaaccgCGTGGCGCTAAAGAGCAGCCCAAGCCTGTAcaccggccgccgcgcgcgggCATTAAAGGAGGCCATCGCCGAATGCAGTGCCGTCGTCGACCTCAGCGAGCCGCTCTTCATCTTTGGCGACTATAACGTTCGCCTGGATGGCAAGTCGTTTGCCGAGTGGGTCGAGGAGAAGATGCAGATGACGGTGCgggcggagaagaagcggtTGCGCTGCCCGGAGCAATTTTGGGAGTTGTTCACCGACCCAGCCACGCAGCAAGAGTTGCGAAAGCGGTTCGACATcgagccgcagcacctgATGGACGAGGTGGCTCTGCTCTCTAGCGTGGAGCTCGCAGAGATGCCGATTCAGTTCGCGCCCACCTACTCCCGTGTTGCCTATCGCACCCGCACTggggccaccaccaccagtgctggcgccgacgcggcagcACTTCGAGACGTAGCGGCAACGccagatgcgcagcagcagataCCCACTTCGAAGGACTTGGCTGGACGGGCTGATGCCATCCGTgccgaggagcaggagcaggcAGAGGCGATCAGGGTGAGGCCCTCGCTGtcgacaccgctgccgtcttcGATGTCGCCGCTGGCGAGTGTACCGCTGACTCACGTGACGGCATCACCCCATCGCGACAACTTCTGCCACGACCGGTTGCCTGCGTGGTGCGATCGAGTGATGTTCAATGTGGCTGGCCTTGAATGGATTTCAGGCGATCGCTCGCGCaccgctccgccgcagccgcatgCAGCATCTTCAGTGCCGGGTAGCGCTGCCTCCGGTGCTGGCTGTCTCAAGGGCAGGCAACGCAGTGGCCAGAGCTGCTGGTACGCGTACGCCGCGATCGACCTCATTCACACGGACCACGACGGCGTATTTATGCTATTTTAA